From the genome of Halobacterium sp. R2-5:
GTTCGCCTCGCTCTGTTTCGCGGTCGTGAGCAGCTGTCGGAGGTCGTTGCGGGCGCGAGCGAGCGTGTGTCGGCCCACGCGGTCCGAGAGCAGGTCGCGGACGCGCTCCTCCAGGCGGTGGGCCTCGTCGACGACGACGAACGTGCGCTCGTCGAGCAGGTGTTCGGTGAGCCCGCGCGTCTTCGGGTCGAAGAGGTGGTTGTAGTTCCCGACGACGACGTCCGCGTGGTCGAGCAGCACCTGCTGGACGCGGTGCGGGCAGGTGCCGTACTCGACAGCCGCGGGCAGGAAGTCCTCGCTCGTGACGACGCCGTAGTCGCCGACGTCGAAGTCGACCGGCGAGCCCTTGTTCCGGCCGTACCAGTCGGCCTCGAACGGGCAGAACAGCGGCGGGTCGCCGTCCGCGAAGTCCTCCGGCGCGCTCGGCTGCACGGGCACGTACGGCGAGTCCGCGCCGTCCGTCCGAAGCGGGTTCTCGGAGAGCGTGTGGCTGGCGTCCGCGCGAGCGGAGCGCGCGAGGTCGCGGGCCTTCGCGGGGTCCCACCACGGGTCGTCGAGCGCGTCCGCGGCGCGCAGGTCCACGAGCTCCCCGGCGTCCTGCCCGTCGAAACTGCCGCCCTCGCCGTCGGCCTCGACGAGGCCAGCGGTGGACTCGCGGAGGTCCTCGCAGCGGTCGTGGACGCTCGCGTCTCGCGGGAACACGTCCTCGCGGCCGTACGGGCAGAGGTCGCGCTTCCCGACGAGTGCGACGCCGTTCAGGGGGTCGTCGAGCCCCGCGTTCATCTGCCGGAGGTCCGCGACGAACTGCTGGAGCTGCTGTTTCACGGGGGTGACGACGAACACGCGGTCGTAGTCGTCCGTGCGGCGGACGAGCTGGGCGGCCGCGGTGAGCGCGGCCATCGTCTTTCCCGTCCCGCAGGGCCCCTCCATCGCGAGGTAGCCGCCGCGCTCGCCGGCGTCGATTGCCGCCTCGACGGCGTCGGCCTGCTGGTCGTAGGGCCGATCGAACCCGAAGAAGTCGCGCCAGTCGTCGTCGCCCATTCGGTAGACGGTGGGGCGTCACGCGGTATGAACGTACGGATTGCCAGTCGGTGCGCGAGCGCGACGCGGCTAGAACTGCGGGAGCGACAGCGGCACCGACCCCTTCGCGTAGCCGTCGACGGAGCCGTCGGGCCGCACGCGGAAGACGACCGCGGGCCGGTGGCCGACGTCGGGCCGCTCGCCCCGGATGCGGCGCCACTCGTCGTCGGGGAACGACGAGCAGTCCACGAACAGGACCGCGCCGCCGCCGTGGGCCTCCAGCTGGCCGCTGGTCTTCGTCTCCGCGGTCTCCTTGATTGCCCTGACGGGGGTGTTGGCGGCGCGGTCGTTCGTGGGAACGGGGCGCGTGACCTCGACGAGCGTGCCGTGCTCGCCGTCGCGGTCCGCGCGGAAGTCCAGGGAGTGCCCCGTGGTCACCTCGATTTCCGGGGTGATATCGTAGCCGGCCTCGTGGAGCAGCCACGCCGCGTGGAACTCGCTCATCGCGGCGCTCGCGCGCGCCAGGTCGAGGTACTCGGAGGTCCCGAGCTTTCCGGCCATCACGTGCCGCTCGTCGTCGAGGACGCCCGTGTCGAGGAACGACTCGTAGAACGCGAGCGCGTCCTCGCTGTCGGCGTCCGGGAAGCCCGCGGCGTGCTCGCTGAAGAACGCGCGGGTCGTCTCGCGGCCGTCCTTCGACGCGAACACGGGCAGGAAGAACCACGACAGCGTCGGGTAGTCCGCGAGCCACGGGTCCTCGTCGTGGAGCTCCGCGAGGAACTCGCGCTGGGCCCACTCGGAGACGGCTTCGGGGGCCTCGGAGAACGACTGCTTGTCGGTGCGCCAGAGCGCTTCCGGCGTCTCCGTGTTGCCGAGCCACCAGCCGCCGTCGCCGTTCCAGCAGAACAGCGCGGTGTCCCCGTTGTCCATGTCGAAGCGCTGCGCCTCGAAGCCGTCGGGGGGTTTGAACCACGGCGTCGAGGAGCGCGCGCCGAGGTTGTCGTCGAGGTCGCGGTACAGCAGATCGCGGACGCGGTCGGCACTCCAGGATTCGGTCGACCGCCGGAACCGCAACGGTTTCGCCACACTCGGAGTAGGGCCGCCGAACTGATGAGTCTATCGTCGCCGCGTCAGCGGGTTAGCTCCAGTTCTTCGGGGCGGTAGGTGACGGCGTCCCGGCCGTAGTCGTCGAACCGGACGACGACGCGTTCGCCGTCGCTGCCCGGTCGCACGTCGGTCACGACGCCGTCATCGCCGTAGTGGGCGTGGTGTTCGTAGCCGTGGACCGCGAGCTTCGCCTTGTCCGCCGACTGCCTGACGACCCGGACGGGCTGCCCGAGCCTGAGCTTCGACCGCGATTGTGACATACGTTATCATACATCACTATTCGGCAAGTAGCTTTCGGTGGTCTGACGGGAACGAGTTCCCCGTTCGGCGACCGGAATGCGAAGATGTTCGGGGTAGGACACTCCCGGTGTGGCCGCCAAGCCACGCCTGCAATGGCAGCGAAGACTCTGGACCTGCGCGAGGTACCGCCGCCCGAGCGCCACCCGAAGATACACGACGCGTTCGCGGAACTGGACAGCGGCGAGGCGCTCGAACTCGTCAACGACCACGAGCCCAAGCCGCTGTTCTACGAGATGCAGGCGGAAGTCGACTCCTTCGACGCGGACGCCTACGAGGTCGAACAGCGCGGCCCCAGCGAGTTTGTCGCCAAACTCCCAAAAGCGTGAGGTAGGGCATCTTCCCGTCGTTCGTCGTGCCCATTCCCGGCCGGTGCGTTCGCACTGGCACTCCCCTGCCGGCGCATCTGCACCGGTACTCCCGTTCCCATCACCACGCGGCGTCTCTCCCCGCCATCCGCCGCGCTCGACTTCGTTCACCGCGCCGCACACGCTTCGCTATTCGTCTGCGTCCGCCGTGGACTCGTCATCCCCCACCTGTTTCTCCATCGTGACGCGGTGCGGTTCGTAGCCGCGGCGCTCGTAGAGGCGGCGCGCGGCCTCGTTGTCCCACAGTGCTTCGAGCGCGAGCACGTCCGCGCCATCGTCGCGGAGCGCGCGCTCGGCGTAGTCCAAGAGGGCGGAGCCGACGCCCTCGCCGCGAGCCTCGGGTAGCACGTAGACGTTGTCGACGACGCCGCGGGTCGCGTCCGTCTGGAAAAACCCGGATTCGACGTGGAACATCACGAAGCCGACGGGCTGGCCCGCCGCGGCCGCGACGGCACACGCGTCGCTGTGGACGTACTGCGCCACGAGGTCCTGGGCGCGCTGGCGGTTCTCCTCCGCGCGCAGGTGCGAGCCGTGGCCGCGCTGCTCGCGCGCCAGCGACACCCACAGCTCCGCGACGGCCGCGACGTCGTCCCCGGTCGCCGCCGTCACCTCCATCAGTCTCGCCCCGGTCCGGTCACCGCAGCGCCTCCACTGCGGGGAGCGACTCGCCCGTCAGCAGGCGGAGCGCCGCGCCGCCGCCCGTGCTCACGTGGTCGAACCCGGAGAGCCCGAACTTCCGGATCGCCGCCGCCGTGTCGCCGCCGCCGACGATGGTGTAGTCCGCCTCGGTGGCCGCCGAGAACACGCCGCGCGTCCCGTCCGCGAACGTGTCGTCCTCGAAGACGCCCGCCGGCCCGTTCAGGACCGCCGTGCCGCTGTCCGCGAGGACGTCGGCGTACGCCTCCACGGTGTCGCGACCGACGTCCTGGATGGGCTCGTTGCGCTCCGGCGGGAGGGCCGCGACGTCGAGTTCGACGCGCTCGCCGTCCCGCTCGACGGCCACGTCAACGGGCAGGTGGATGCTCTCGCCGTGTGCGTCGAGGAGGTCGCTCGCGCGCTCGATTTCGGTCTCGTAGCCGCGGTCGTGGACGAACTCCGTGCTCGCGCGGCCGATGTCCACGCCGTCCGCCGCAAGGAAGACGTTCGCGACCACGCCGGTCACGAGCACGTCCTCGGCGAGGCCGTTGTTCAGGGCGTGCTCGATGACGGTCACCGAGTCGGGGACTTTCGCGCCGCCGACCGCGTACGTCCGCGGCGTCGGCGTCTCCCCGATGGCGCCGAGCACGTCCAGTTCCGTCTCCATCACGCGGCCCGCGTACGAGTCCAGGAGCTCCGGGAAGCCGACGAGCGACGGCTGCGAGCGGTGCGCGGCCGCGAACGCGTCGTTGACGTACGCGTCCAACACCGGGGAGAGCCGGGAGACGAGGTACGTCTCCGCGGCGCGGTCGGCGTCGAACTCCATGTACTCCTCGCTGTAGAACCGCGTGTTCTCGAGGAGGACCGCCGTGCCGGCGTCGAGCGCGTCGACGGCGTCCCGTGCGTCCTGGGAGAACGTCGCGTCGCAGTACTCGACCGGGAAGTCCAGCAGGTCGCCGAGGCGGTCGGCGTGTGGTTCGAGGCGCGCGAACTCGTCGCCGCCGGGACGCCCCTGGTGGGCGAGAATCGCGACCCGCGCGCCGCGGTCGAGCAGTTCCGAGAGCGTGTCCACGTGCGCTCGCAGTCGCGCGTCGTCCGCGAGCGCGCCGTCGTCGGCCAGCGGGCTGTTGATGTCGACCCGCACCCCGACCGCGGTGTCCGTCGCGTCGAGGTCGTCGAGGGTCCGTATCGCCATGTGGTGGGACCGAAAGACGGCCCGTGCATAGGCGTTTCTGTCCATTCCGGCGAATTACGTGGGGTTCGTGTCCGGCGACGAGCGGCCGCGAGCCCCGGAAATTTGGCGTGGGACCGCCGAATGCGGCGGATAACCGCTCGAAAAGCGACGGGTAACTGGAACGAACCGGCCGCGCACTCGGGGTGCGCGGCCGGGGTTCGCGCTCAGAGACGACTGGCTCGCCGCTGCGCGTCGAGCCGCGTGTGCGTGATTCGTTCAGACCGGCTGGCACTCGGGGCAGAGCAGCTGGCCGTTCACGTCGACGAGCTCGTGGGCGAGTCCGCCGCAGCTCTCGCAGACGCCCTGCTCGGCGTAGCTGTCCGCGGCGTCCGCCTGACCGCTCTCGGTCGGCGGCGCCGACGGTGCGGTGGGGGCGCCGCGGAGCTGCTTCTCGACGGTCGGCGCGACGTCGCGGGCCTCGACGACGCCGTGGACGGCGTCGTCGTCCGAGACGAGCACGTGCGGGTCACCGGTGCGGCCCATCAGGTCGGCGGCGTCCGCGACCGAGGCGTCCAGCGACAGCGACTCCGGCGGGTCGTCCATCACGTCTCCGGCGGTGACCGAGTCGGGGTTGCGGCCGTCGAGCAGGACGTCGAAGACGGTGCCCGCGGTGACGACGCCGACCGGCGCGCTCCCGCGGAGGACGACCGCGCTGTTCGTGTGCTCCTCGCGCATCAGCTCCACCGCGTCGAGGAGTTCGTCGGACTCGCTGACGCCGACGAACTCCCGGGAGAGCACGTCTCTGAGCGATAGCTGTGCCATGAACTCACATAGCACGCTGTCCTGCTAAAAGGTATCCCCAAAACGCGTATGGCGGCCGCGCACCAACTTCTCTGGGGCGAACGCTCCGTGCGTCTCACGGCGGACGGGCCGACACCGACCAGTTCCGTCGCTAGCGTTCCGCTGGCAGCGAGAACCGCCGGGAACGCGGCCGGCAGCGCCCGCGAAACGCTGCATTCAACAACGCTCGCTCCATCCCGTGTAGCAATGACCATCCCGTCGTTCGCTATCGGCATCGCCGGCGGAACGGGCGCCGGCAAGACGACGGTAGCACGCGAGATCACCGACAACGTCGAGGAGGCCGCGACGCTCATCCCCCTCGACAACTACTACAAGGACCTCAGTCACATGGACTTCGAGGAGCGCGAGAGCGTCAACTACGACCACCCCTCCGCGTTCGAGTGGGAGCTCCTCCGCGAGCACCTCGACGCGCTGCTCTCCGGGCAGCCCGTCGAGATGCCCCAGTACGACTTCAACGAACACCTCCGCGAGGAGGAGCGCGTCACCGTCGAACCCACCGACGTCATCGTCCTCGAGGGGATTCTCGCGCTCTACGACGAGGACGTCAACGACATGCTCGACCTCCACATCTACGTCGAGACCGACGCCGACGTCCGCATCCTCCGGCGCATCGAGCGCGACGTCGTCGAGCGCGGCCGCGAACTGGAGGGCGTGATGGACCAGTACCTCTCGACGGTGAAGCCGATGCACGAGCAGTTCATCGAGCCCACGAAGAAGGACGCCGACATCATCATCCCCGAGGGCGCCAACGCCGTCGCGGTCAACCTCCTCGAGGAGAAAGTGCAGGCCGAGAGCTCCGAGATGGCCGCGTGGGCCGCCCGCGGCGACGACGAACGCTACGAGAGCGAGTTCGCGGACTCCGACGAGGGGGTCGTGAGCACGGAGCCCGAACCCCCCCGCGAGTCGGAGTGAGTGCGACGGGAGCAGGCGTCAGTACTGGCTCTTTTTCGGGGGTGTCGCGAATACGGGACGACACCCAGCGCTCGCAGCGTGAGGATTCATCCGTCTCCGGAGCGTCCACTTGTCCGTACAGTTCGAACGACGCTGCGGACGACACCCTCGACACATGGTATCCTCGAACTCAGAGACGGCCGACGCCGAGGCGACGCACGGGAGCGGTGGAACTGACCGAGCGGCCGGCCTGACGGCGTCACTCTCGGAACGCGCGCGGGACGGGACGCTCGCAGCGCTGGTCGGCGGCGTCCTGTTCGCGAACGCCCTTCGAGCGGCGAGGCGGGACAGGCGCCGTGCGGGGCTGTTCGCTCTCGGCGGCGCCGTTCTGGTCGCGCTCGGACTCCGACAGCGGGGGCTACTGCCGACACAGTCTGGCGGAAGCGGCGGCGACGAGGGGGATACGGAGTCCGCAGAGGCCCGCGCGCACCGCGAGCGGGCCGACGTCGAGCACCAGGCGGAGGCGAATCCGCGCGGGGTGTCCGGGGAGCCCGACGTCGAGACGGAGACCGACCCCGACGAGGGCGGCGTCCAGTTCACGACCGAGCGGGACGTCGACGAGGCCGAGCCGAAACCGCACCTCGACGAGGAAGCGGAGGACCCGCGACTCCACGACGAGGACGACCCGGACGTGGACGACGAACACGTCGCCGTCGACCTCTCGGACGCCGGGATGGCCGACGAGGCCAGCGAAGCGACGGGCCCGACCGACGAGCAGGCGTACCCGGCCAGCGAAGGCACCGACCCAGAGCCGATGTCCGACAAGTCTCCCCAGCGGTACGGCGAGGGGGAGCCGCCGGACGAGGGTTCGGACTCCTCGCCGACGGATCGGGACGACGAGGAAACCGAGACTGGCGGGGAAACGCAGGACGACGGGGACGACGAGCAGGAGACCGAGAACGACCGCGAGTAGGCCCCGGACACTTCTTTCGGGGGCACACGCAAGGTCCGGATTCGTACCCCTGGTCGTCGTATGTCAGTACATGGTCGACGTGAGCGGGCACTTCGCGATGGCACTGCTGTTCGCCGCACCGGCGTGGTTCCTGTGGGGGTACCGCGGCGCGCTCGGGTTCACCGGGTTCACGCTCGTCACCGCGATGCTGCCGGACGCCGACCTCGTCCTCCAGCACTACCTCCCCGTAACCCACCACGGCGTGACGCACACGTTCCTGTTCGGCGCCGTCGTGAGCCTCCTCGGGGCCGTCGTCGCCGCGCGCTGGCTCACCGGACCGCTCAACGCCAGCCGGTGGGTCGAGAGCACGGCAATCCCCCGGGAGACGGTGTTCGTCTTCGCGGCGTCCGGGCTGTTCGTCGGCGGCGTGAGCCACATCTTCGCGGACCTGCTGTCCGCGCCGGACATCGCCGCGCCGCTCGCGCCGTTCTGGCCGGTGTACCGGGAGCACGTCGTCGTCGACGTCATCTACTACAACTCGCCCGTCTGGAACTTCGGCCTGCTCGCGGTCGCCGTCGCGCTCCACGTCACGCTCGCGCGCTACGAGAGCTATCCGCTGGACACGCGCTTCCGAATCGGCGAGCGGGACGACCCGCGGACGTGAGAGTCAGCGAGAGAACGCTTCACCCGTCCTGGTAGGGGACGAACTCGTCGTTCCCGCAGGAGCACTGGGCGCCGACGCCGATCGGTCGGAGCCCGCCGTCGCCGTCCGTCTGCGCGGGGTAGACGCCGCCACAGTCCGTACACCGGATGAGGCGCTCGGGCGCGCCCCCAGTGCGGCGGCGTTCACTCATCGCGGCCTCCGGTCGGTGCGTACATGATCAGGGCCAGTCAGCGGGGAGTTCCTCCTGGTTCTCCGCCAGGAGGTCGATGACGGGGCGGATCTCCTCGTAGTTGGGGCCGCGGGAGACGGTGTCGGTCTCGCGGTCCCAGTCGACGAACCCGGCGCTGTCGAGTTTCGGGAGGTGGCCGTGGTAGAGGTGGACGTGAGGGGGTTCGCGCTCGTCGGCGCTCTCGTGGAACGCTTCGTACTCCAGTTCGACGAGCGGCTGTGGCGTGTGCCGGCGGAGCTTCGAGAGGATGTGCCGCCGCGTCGGGTCGCTGAGCGTCCGGAACACGGTCGCCAGCGCGATACCGCTTCCCGTCTCGCCGCGTGTGAGTGTCGACATTCGTGTGCACCCCGGTGTGTTACCCGCAACCTCAGAAACGGCGAGATAGCGAGTAAGCGTTCGGGGTAAACGATTAGGTCAGCGGAGATGGACAGAGACCAGCGAGCGCCATTAGTTCCGACACCACCCCGCCCGAATCGGCGTCCGAACGCCCGGCCCGCGAGCACGCCACCCCTCGTCGTTCGTTCCCGGAGTCGGAACGGCGCCTGTGGCAAAGAATCTACACGTCGCCTCTCGTACGAGCGGCCATGAGCAAGGTGAACGAGAGCGACCTCGGCTGGACGGAAATCGACGACGGCGGGATGCGCGTGCGGCGGAAACAGCTGGGCGAGGCGGCGGCGGGCGAACAGCTCGGCTGCAGCCTCTACGAGCTCCCGCCGGGCGAGCGGTCGTGGCCGTACCACTACCACACCGCCAACGAGGAGGCGTTGTACGTCCTCGCCGGCAAGGGGACGCT
Proteins encoded in this window:
- a CDS encoding DUF5784 family protein — encoded protein: MAKPLRFRRSTESWSADRVRDLLYRDLDDNLGARSSTPWFKPPDGFEAQRFDMDNGDTALFCWNGDGGWWLGNTETPEALWRTDKQSFSEAPEAVSEWAQREFLAELHDEDPWLADYPTLSWFFLPVFASKDGRETTRAFFSEHAAGFPDADSEDALAFYESFLDTGVLDDERHVMAGKLGTSEYLDLARASAAMSEFHAAWLLHEAGYDITPEIEVTTGHSLDFRADRDGEHGTLVEVTRPVPTNDRAANTPVRAIKETAETKTSGQLEAHGGGAVLFVDCSSFPDDEWRRIRGERPDVGHRPAVVFRVRPDGSVDGYAKGSVPLSLPQF
- a CDS encoding DUF2249 domain-containing protein, with protein sequence MAAKTLDLREVPPPERHPKIHDAFAELDSGEALELVNDHEPKPLFYEMQAEVDSFDADAYEVEQRGPSEFVAKLPKA
- a CDS encoding GNAT family N-acetyltransferase translates to MEVTAATGDDVAAVAELWVSLAREQRGHGSHLRAEENRQRAQDLVAQYVHSDACAVAAAAGQPVGFVMFHVESGFFQTDATRGVVDNVYVLPEARGEGVGSALLDYAERALRDDGADVLALEALWDNEAARRLYERRGYEPHRVTMEKQVGDDESTADADE
- the pgk gene encoding phosphoglycerate kinase translates to MAIRTLDDLDATDTAVGVRVDINSPLADDGALADDARLRAHVDTLSELLDRGARVAILAHQGRPGGDEFARLEPHADRLGDLLDFPVEYCDATFSQDARDAVDALDAGTAVLLENTRFYSEEYMEFDADRAAETYLVSRLSPVLDAYVNDAFAAAHRSQPSLVGFPELLDSYAGRVMETELDVLGAIGETPTPRTYAVGGAKVPDSVTVIEHALNNGLAEDVLVTGVVANVFLAADGVDIGRASTEFVHDRGYETEIERASDLLDAHGESIHLPVDVAVERDGERVELDVAALPPERNEPIQDVGRDTVEAYADVLADSGTAVLNGPAGVFEDDTFADGTRGVFSAATEADYTIVGGGDTAAAIRKFGLSGFDHVSTGGGAALRLLTGESLPAVEALR
- a CDS encoding CBS domain-containing protein, whose product is MAQLSLRDVLSREFVGVSESDELLDAVELMREEHTNSAVVLRGSAPVGVVTAGTVFDVLLDGRNPDSVTAGDVMDDPPESLSLDASVADAADLMGRTGDPHVLVSDDDAVHGVVEARDVAPTVEKQLRGAPTAPSAPPTESGQADAADSYAEQGVCESCGGLAHELVDVNGQLLCPECQPV
- the udk gene encoding uridine kinase; protein product: MTIPSFAIGIAGGTGAGKTTVAREITDNVEEAATLIPLDNYYKDLSHMDFEERESVNYDHPSAFEWELLREHLDALLSGQPVEMPQYDFNEHLREEERVTVEPTDVIVLEGILALYDEDVNDMLDLHIYVETDADVRILRRIERDVVERGRELEGVMDQYLSTVKPMHEQFIEPTKKDADIIIPEGANAVAVNLLEEKVQAESSEMAAWAARGDDERYESEFADSDEGVVSTEPEPPRESE
- a CDS encoding metal-dependent hydrolase yields the protein MVDVSGHFAMALLFAAPAWFLWGYRGALGFTGFTLVTAMLPDADLVLQHYLPVTHHGVTHTFLFGAVVSLLGAVVAARWLTGPLNASRWVESTAIPRETVFVFAASGLFVGGVSHIFADLLSAPDIAAPLAPFWPVYREHVVVDVIYYNSPVWNFGLLAVAVALHVTLARYESYPLDTRFRIGERDDPRT
- a CDS encoding helix-turn-helix transcriptional regulator; this encodes MSTLTRGETGSGIALATVFRTLSDPTRRHILSKLRRHTPQPLVELEYEAFHESADEREPPHVHLYHGHLPKLDSAGFVDWDRETDTVSRGPNYEEIRPVIDLLAENQEELPADWP